GCGATAGCCGTGATATTCTTATCTGCGAACATTGCGGCAGCAAGCTTTGCTGGGTATGGCTCGTTCTTCGTTATGAGTGCAACTCTAGTCTGAGTTCCGATAGGACCAAGGTCTACGGCAGGGAAGTTAACTGAGTTTCTAATATTTCCGTTCTCTAGGTAGTCCATGATTTCTTCTGCAGCCATCATTGCACAGTTATCTTCTGCTTCCTCTGTAGAAGCTCCAAGATGAGGCATGCAAACAACATCCTCTCTTCCGATAATGCCGTTTGTTGCAAAGTCAGTGATGTACTTAGAAATCTTTCCTGACTCTAAAGCTTCTATCATAGCGTCTTCGTCAACGAGCTTATCTCTTGAGAAGTTTAGGAATATAGCGCCTGGCTTGATGCATGAAAGAAGCTCAGCATTAAACATTCCATTTGTACTTGGAAGTGATGGAAGGTGAAGGCTGACATAGTCAGCTTTTGCTAGAGCAGCTTCAGGCTTAGTCTCTATCTTAACTGATGCGTTTAGACGGAGAGCTGAGTGTACTCCTAAATAAGGGTCATATCCTATTACATCCATACCGAGATCTGATGCAGCATTACACACAAGGATTCCGATTGCACCAAGACCGAATACAGAGATTGTCTTTCCCTTTAGCTCACTTCCTGCGAACTTGCTCTTGCCTTTCTCAACCTCTTTGCCGATGTTGTCGCTTTCTTTGCCAGCAAATGCATTTGTCCAAGCGATGGCCTTGTCTAGATTTCTTGCAGCTAAAACCAAGGCTCCGATTATGAGCTCTTTAACCGCGTTTGCATTTGCACCAGGGGTATTGAAAACTACGATTCCCTGATCAGCGCATGATTCTAAAGGAATATTGTTTACTCCTGCACCAGCTCTTGCAATAGCAAGAAGTGATTCATCAAACTGCATATCGTGCATAGCCTGACTGCGCACGAGAACACCTGCAGAACCATCTATTCCGTTTGCGCCGTCTACTATCTCGTAGGCATCTGTAAAGCGGGCTAGACCCACCGGGGAAATTTTGTTGAGCGTTGAAATCTTATACATTTATAGCCTCCTAAGCATTTATATTTAATCCTAAAACTCCGATTGAAGCTTCACTGAAATATAGCACTAAAGTCATTCAAATTATTATAGCACTGGATTGCGTAGCTTTCAATATAGTGATAAAATAAGAAGGGTCTACAACTAGAAACTTAATTCAATTTATATAATATAAGCTAAAGGAGAAATAACATGGACAAAAGGGTTTTTAACTTCTCAGCAGGACCATCCGTATTACCACTTGAGGTGATGGAGGATGCAGCAGCAAATTTAACTAATTACAAGGGCTGTGGACAGTCCGTTATGGAGATGAGCCATAGATCAAAGGATTTTCAGCAGATTATAGATGATGCTGAGGCAAATCTCAGAAAGCTTATGAACATACCTGACAATTACAAGGTTCTATTCCTTCAGGGTGGTGGAACGCTTCAGTTTTCGATGGTTCCGATTAACCTTTTGAGAAAATCAAAGAAGGCAGACTACATAGTAACCGGAAACTGGGCGAAGAAGGCGGCTGAAGAGGCTGAGAAATTCGGTGATATCAAGGTTATTGCAAGCTCCAAGGACGAGAACTACACATATATTCCTAAGGTAAAGAAAGAGGATATCAGAGAGGATGCAGACTATGTTTACATCTGTTTCAACAACACTATCTTTGGATCACACTTCCCATATATCCC
The nucleotide sequence above comes from Eubacterium sulci ATCC 35585. Encoded proteins:
- a CDS encoding 3-phosphoglycerate dehydrogenase, with the protein product MYKISTLNKISPVGLARFTDAYEIVDGANGIDGSAGVLVRSQAMHDMQFDESLLAIARAGAGVNNIPLESCADQGIVVFNTPGANANAVKELIIGALVLAARNLDKAIAWTNAFAGKESDNIGKEVEKGKSKFAGSELKGKTISVFGLGAIGILVCNAASDLGMDVIGYDPYLGVHSALRLNASVKIETKPEAALAKADYVSLHLPSLPSTNGMFNAELLSCIKPGAIFLNFSRDKLVDEDAMIEALESGKISKYITDFATNGIIGREDVVCMPHLGASTEEAEDNCAMMAAEEIMDYLENGNIRNSVNFPAVDLGPIGTQTRVALITKNEPYPAKLAAAMFADKNITAIAGATRGEYGYALVATDDEITEIPKVPEVLRVRVLTTD